One Pygocentrus nattereri isolate fPygNat1 chromosome 23, fPygNat1.pri, whole genome shotgun sequence genomic window carries:
- the hspb1 gene encoding heat shock protein beta-1, with the protein MSRTFLRKFLRASFQSLQHQTHTCPAMAERRIPFTFLRGPSWDPFRDWHQGSRLFDQAFGMPAFPEELPLFPSSHWPGYIRPSMAAEMAPLMQSPAMASQLPTSSVVPHPSAYARAMSRQLSTGMSEIKQTSDGWKVSLDVNHFAPEELTVKTKDGVVEIIGKHEERRDEHGFVSRSFTRKYTLPPGADAEKITSSLSPEGVLTVEAQLPKPAIQSSEITIPVNTSTSSVAKKPSDAK; encoded by the exons ATGAGCAGAACTTTCCTGAGAAAGTTCCTGAGGGCTAGCTTCCAGAGCCTCCAACACCAGACGCACACTTGTCCAGCCATGGCCGAGAGGCGCATCCCCTTCACCTTCCTGCGTGGACCATCCTGGGATCCGTTCCGTGACTGGCATCAGGGCAGCAGGCTGTTTGACCAGGCATTCGGCATGCCCGCCTTCCCTGAGGAGTTGCCCCTCTTCCCCAGCAGCCACTGGCCCGGCTACATCCGCCCATCCATGGCGGCTGAGATGGCCCCTCTGATGCAGAGTCCCGCCATGGCCAGCCAGCTTCCGACCTCATCCGTAGTGCCCCATCCATCAGCCTATGCCCGCGCCATGTCCCGCCAGCTCAGCACAGGCATGTCTGAGATCAAGCAGACGTCGGATGGCTGGAAGGTCAGCCTGGATGTGAACCATTTTGCCCCTGAGGAGCTCACGGTCAAGACCAAGGACGGTGTAGTGGAAATCATAG GCAAACACGAGGAGAGGAGGGACGAGCACGGCTTTGTGTCCAGATCCTTCACCAGGAAGTACAC GCTGCCCCCTGGTGCTGATGCAGAGAAGATCACCTCCTCTCTGTCCCCAGAGGGCGTCCTGACCGTGGAGGCACAACTGCCCAAACCTGCCATACAGTCCTCTGAGATCACCATCCCTGTAAACACAAGCACCAGTAGCGTCGCCAAGAAACCAAGCGATGCCAAGTGa